One Desulfobacterales bacterium genomic region harbors:
- a CDS encoding GAF domain-containing protein yields MSKEYKPNIHDLENKLFRVLEISRKMSSYKFFDGLMELIIKETTELMEAERCTLYLFDRHKQEVYSAVTEGENIDEIRVPIDENSITGYSITHKKLLNIPDAYSDLDTLYKGLKFNTSFDKKNNFKTKSVLCAPIINANNSTIGVVQVLNKKNDRLFDEVDEKIFQALCIQAAITIENAHLYGLTKYYTIEDRNQLKGNKKVFTVFFDLRNYTGLNEELGNDKIKSLTEMWENDQINVLKEYGGIFLKSAGDQVMGVFGLYEPINDKDYENKFANLFKEIESLDFNQQLLMLSDKSSIKPLEPLTCIIIKLLYWYFKNKKRLSPEDKKNFFYTKELFEADNVIRYMFRAQQRIDWLNIKFISSGLRNKGYINRIFMKGGAEYGEVIVDFDIYGRLDVRGDAVNVASRVTDAAGTFAKEKVTDDNPIVIGNNFFEVIKDANIANITEKKLILRGKKEIQTLYILDSIKQFENKINLSSMLFNSYKAYIESAMTELLEIKQGILPYNFYAFNIEDKKKYQADHSKRVAMLCLFLIDEINAELDRKILYEKDRINDLHILFQDAQNRVNALSKRLKGETIDEITIQIENQTFENLLIEKQINYLFTIEDMSAWSNKNKNQLLSDGKLYEKYLHEKNLLENAFNSKALSNETRNGSESPDIVNNHILNVWERLFYQKQDIIEDTKNSLLNKNKNILKHEDAKIKDEEKKNIIYAALVHDIGKSSISDDIKGYDDPMKSIEELSIEEREKYGDIMSAFGSSIISGIAILKPIAEIIRWQHLHYNGKYYNAKLQDDKNIKIGEDIPRGSRVLAVANAFDAMTSDKPRRPSISVNEASKILENESAYDPGIIDLLLRKIHNL; encoded by the coding sequence ATGTCAAAAGAATATAAACCTAATATACATGATTTAGAAAACAAGCTTTTCAGAGTTTTAGAGATTTCAAGAAAAATGAGCTCATATAAATTTTTCGATGGGCTTATGGAGTTGATAATAAAAGAAACTACTGAATTAATGGAGGCTGAAAGATGTACGTTATATCTTTTTGATAGACATAAACAAGAGGTTTATTCCGCAGTTACAGAGGGTGAAAATATTGACGAAATACGTGTGCCTATTGATGAAAACAGTATCACTGGCTATTCGATCACTCATAAAAAACTACTAAATATTCCAGATGCTTATAGCGATTTAGACACTTTATACAAAGGGCTGAAGTTTAATACGTCTTTTGATAAAAAAAACAATTTTAAAACAAAATCTGTTTTATGTGCTCCAATCATAAATGCTAATAATTCAACTATTGGAGTTGTACAGGTTTTAAACAAAAAAAATGATAGGCTATTTGACGAAGTAGATGAAAAAATTTTTCAAGCGCTTTGCATTCAAGCCGCCATTACAATAGAAAATGCTCACCTTTATGGCCTTACAAAGTATTATACCATCGAAGATCGTAATCAATTAAAGGGTAACAAAAAAGTTTTTACCGTATTTTTTGATTTAAGAAATTATACAGGATTAAACGAGGAGCTTGGAAACGATAAAATTAAATCGCTTACAGAAATGTGGGAAAATGATCAGATTAATGTATTGAAAGAATATGGTGGAATTTTTCTTAAATCTGCCGGCGATCAGGTTATGGGAGTATTTGGATTATATGAGCCTATAAATGATAAAGACTATGAAAATAAGTTCGCTAATCTTTTCAAAGAAATAGAATCATTGGATTTTAATCAACAGCTTTTGATGCTGTCGGATAAATCTTCTATAAAGCCTCTGGAACCACTAACATGTATAATTATCAAGCTACTTTATTGGTATTTTAAAAATAAAAAAAGACTTTCGCCAGAGGATAAAAAAAATTTTTTTTATACAAAAGAATTATTTGAAGCGGATAATGTTATAAGATATATGTTTAGGGCGCAGCAGAGAATAGACTGGCTTAATATAAAATTTATTAGTTCCGGATTACGAAATAAAGGATATATCAACCGAATATTTATGAAAGGCGGTGCAGAATATGGAGAAGTAATAGTTGATTTTGATATATATGGACGGCTTGATGTAAGGGGCGATGCAGTTAATGTAGCCAGTAGGGTAACGGATGCCGCTGGAACTTTCGCCAAAGAAAAAGTAACGGATGATAATCCTATTGTTATCGGGAATAATTTTTTTGAAGTTATAAAAGATGCAAACATAGCTAATATAACAGAAAAAAAGCTTATTTTAAGGGGTAAAAAAGAAATCCAAACCCTTTATATACTTGACAGTATTAAACAATTTGAGAATAAAATTAATCTTTCAAGCATGTTATTTAATTCTTATAAAGCGTATATTGAGTCAGCTATGACAGAGCTTCTTGAAATAAAACAGGGTATACTTCCATATAATTTTTATGCTTTTAACATAGAAGATAAGAAAAAATATCAGGCCGATCATTCAAAACGCGTTGCTATGCTCTGTTTGTTTCTTATTGATGAAATTAATGCTGAATTAGATAGAAAAATTCTTTATGAGAAAGACCGGATAAATGATTTACATATTTTATTTCAAGATGCTCAAAATAGAGTAAATGCCCTGAGCAAAAGATTAAAAGGTGAAACTATAGACGAAATAACTATACAAATTGAAAATCAGACTTTTGAAAATTTGCTTATTGAAAAGCAGATCAATTATTTATTTACCATTGAAGATATGTCAGCATGGTCGAATAAAAATAAGAACCAACTTTTATCTGATGGAAAATTGTATGAAAAATATCTGCATGAAAAAAACCTCCTTGAAAATGCATTTAATTCTAAAGCTCTTTCAAATGAAACACGAAATGGTAGTGAATCACCTGATATTGTAAATAATCATATATTAAATGTTTGGGAAAGATTATTTTATCAAAAGCAGGATATTATAGAGGACACAAAAAACAGCCTGCTTAACAAAAATAAAAACATTTTAAAGCATGAAGATGCTAAGATAAAAGACGAAGAAAAAAAAAATATAATATATGCAGCACTTGTGCATGATATAGGAAAAAGTTCTATAAGCGATGATATAAAGGGTTATGACGATCCGATGAAAAGCATTGAAGAATTATCAATAGAAGAAAGAGAAAAATATGGAGATATTATGTCGGCTTTTGGCTCTTCCATAATAAGCGGAATAGCTATTCTGAAGCCAATTGCAGAAATAATCAGATGGCAGCATTTACATTATAACGGGAAATATTATAATGCCAAATTGCAAGATGATAAAAATATCAAGATAGGCGAAGATATCCCTCGAGGCAGCAGAGTTCTTGCAGTTGCTAATGCTTTTGATGCTATGACTTCAGACAAGCCAAGGCGTCCTTCAATTTCTGTAAATGAAGCATCCAAAATACTTGAAAATGAATCGGCATATGACCCAGGAATAATAGACTTGCTGTTACGAAAAATTCATAATTTATAG